A part of Chloroflexota bacterium genomic DNA contains:
- a CDS encoding cupin domain-containing protein, which translates to MKRFHFRDLGGRSGRHVLAGILDGEWLNKGGLSFHPPGFRTHGGESVHVHEDQEAFCIVQGRGILQLDGEEIPVQAGDVIIIEPGENHHLISSEEDPIVNLWLHAGDEPHPHQR; encoded by the coding sequence GTGAAGCGGTTCCATTTTCGTGATCTGGGTGGGCGGTCTGGACGGCACGTGCTGGCGGGGATCTTGGACGGCGAGTGGTTGAATAAAGGCGGTTTGAGCTTTCACCCGCCAGGTTTTCGTACCCACGGTGGAGAGTCCGTGCATGTGCACGAGGACCAAGAGGCTTTCTGCATCGTGCAGGGGCGCGGTATCTTGCAGCTGGATGGGGAGGAGATCCCGGTGCAGGCGGGGGATGTGATCATCATCGAGCCGGGCGAGAACCATCACCTGATCTCCTCGGAGGAGGATCCCATCGTGAACCTGTGGCTGCACGCCGGTGACGAGCCGCATCCCCACCAGCGATGA